In Aegilops tauschii subsp. strangulata cultivar AL8/78 chromosome 3, Aet v6.0, whole genome shotgun sequence, one genomic interval encodes:
- the LOC141042192 gene encoding uncharacterized protein yields MPNTVAMEATAEWNEEHTRLVCELFKEQAEAGNRPNTHMNNTGYMTVIDKFYQKTGIQYNKRQFKNKWDKTKKCVLHLEEFEKGDRYGLGFCEANGYSFCGALEKSLKSEVLVVFYFLHIQNMLHHPKYQGCGRFQKAGLQNEDLLAKIFEDLRNTGEDHWSPANGSLPQSPQNVDAEDQRDENNDRNKGKRAGGPIDGKGKKSRSVCTIKDAMTLVTECGGVIGTNERFIAFEIFVKEQREMFMTIPDARARFDWLKRKYNAKYGK; encoded by the exons ATGCCGAACACAGTAGCAATGGAAGCAACTGCTGAGTGGAATGAAGAACACACTCGCTTGGTTTGTGAGTTGTTCAAGGAACAAGCTGAGGCTGGAAATCGCCCAAATACACATATGAATAATACTGGGTATATGACAGTGATTGATAAATTCTACCAGAAGACTGGAATACAGTACAACAAAAGACAGTTTAAGAACAAATGGGATAAAACTAAAAAGTGCGTACTACATTTGGAAGAGTTTGAAAAAGGAGACAGGTATGGGCTGGGATTCTGTGAAGCAAACGGTTACAGCTTCTGCGGAGCGTTGGAAAAATCTTTAAAAAGTGAGGTACTAGTCGTTTTTTATTTTCTGCACATACAAAACATGCTTCACCATCCG AAATACCAAGGTTGTGGTAGGTTTCAGAAGGCTGGACTTCAAAATGAGGACCTTTTGGCCAAGATCTTTGAAGACTTGCGCAACACTGGTGAAGACCATTGGTCTCCTGCTAATGGTAGCTTGCCTCAAAGTCCTCAGAATGTTGATGCTGAAGACCAAAGAGATGAGAACAACGACAGAAA taaagGAAAAAGAGCAGGTGGTCCTATAGACGGAAAAGGAAAAAAGTCAAGGAGTG TTTGTACCATCAAAGATGCCATGACTCTGGTTACAGAATGTGGTGGTGTCATTGGCACTAATGAGCGCTTCATTGCTTTTGAAATTTTTGTGAAGGAGCAAAGAGAAATGTTTATGACCATACCTGATGCTCGTGCACGATTTGACTGGCTTAAAAGGAAATATAATGCCAAGTATGGCAAATAG
- the LOC141042361 gene encoding uncharacterized protein, translating into MPPWERFRELCLLRFGPPTRGSRLAELGRLPFTSMVQDFADRFQALACHASGVTAQQRADLFVGGLPDHIRVDVELQGPQDIQTAMYYARAFERRAVAVQQESPSRSTGSLPWPDPASCRPVQASAAPLAATAARPFRWLTSAELLERRRQGLCFNCDEPYTPGHACPRLFYLEVADYIPEDAVAADLAAPAVEKVFDAG; encoded by the coding sequence ATGCCTCCTTGGGAGCGCTTCCGCGAGCTCTGCCTCCTTCGTTTTGGGCCCCCGACCCGCGGGAGCCGCCTGGCGGAGCTAGGCCGCCTTCCCTTCACCTCCATGGTTCAGGACTTCGCCGACCGTTTCCAGGCCCTGGCATGCCACGCGTCGGGCGTGACGGCGCAGCAGCGGGCCGACCTCTTTGTCGGTGGACTTCCGGATCACATCCGCGTGGACGTGGAGCTTCAGGGACCCCAGGATATCCAGACGGCCATGTACTACGCCCGCGCGTTCGAGCGCCGCGCGGTGGCCGTCCAGCAGGAGTCACCGTCCCGGTCCACTGGGTCGCTACCCTGGCCAGATCCCGCTTCGTGTCGGCCTGTTCAGGCTTCCGCGGCACCCCTCGCCGCGACCGCGGCGCGCCCGTTCCGCTGGCTCACCTCGGCCGAGCTACTCGAGCGTCGCCgccaagggttgtgcttcaactgcgacgagccctacacgcccggccacgcctgcccgcgactcttctacctggaggttgcagactacattccggaggacgccgtcgccgccgacctggccgccccagctgtcgagaaggtgtttgacgctggttga